GCGGGCCCGTTCCGCGAAGACCCCGCCCGCCCCGGACCCCCTGGAGCCCGCATGATCGCCGAAGACCTCTTCGACCTGGCGCCCGTGATCCCGGTCGTCGTGCTCGACGACGCCGCCGACGCCGTCCCGCTGGCCCGCGCCCTCGTCGAGGGCGGCCTCCCGGCGATCGAGGTGACGCTGCGCACCCCCGCCGCGCCGGAGGCGATCGAGCGGATCGCCGCCGAGGTGCCGGACGCGGTCGTCGGCGCGGGCACGGTCGTCCGCCCGGAGGACGCCGAACGGGCGGCCGGGGCGGGCGCGCGGTTCCTGGTGAGCCCCGGCTGCACGCCCGCGCTGCGGTCCGCGATGGAGGCGACCGGCCTGCCCTTCCTGCCGGGCGTCGCCACCGCGTCCGAGGCCATGGCGCTGCTGGAGACGGGCATCACGGCGATGAAGTTCTTCCCCGCCGAGGCCGCGGGCGGCGCCGCCGCGCTGCGGGCGCTCGCCGGCCCGCTGCCGTCGATCCGGTTCTGCCCGACCGGCGGGATCAGCCCGCGGAACGCCGCCGACTACCTCGCGCTCGGGAACGTCGGCTGCGTCGGCGGTTCCTGGCTGACCCCGGCGAGCGTCGTCGGTGCCGGCGACTGGCCGCGCGTCCGCAAGCTCGCCGCGGAGGCGGCGTCCCTGCGCCCCGCCTGACGTCACGCCCG
The sequence above is drawn from the Actinomadura hallensis genome and encodes:
- the eda gene encoding bifunctional 4-hydroxy-2-oxoglutarate aldolase/2-dehydro-3-deoxy-phosphogluconate aldolase; the encoded protein is MIAEDLFDLAPVIPVVVLDDAADAVPLARALVEGGLPAIEVTLRTPAAPEAIERIAAEVPDAVVGAGTVVRPEDAERAAGAGARFLVSPGCTPALRSAMEATGLPFLPGVATASEAMALLETGITAMKFFPAEAAGGAAALRALAGPLPSIRFCPTGGISPRNAADYLALGNVGCVGGSWLTPASVVGAGDWPRVRKLAAEAASLRPA